In one Cottoperca gobio chromosome 12, fCotGob3.1, whole genome shotgun sequence genomic region, the following are encoded:
- the fam136a gene encoding protein FAM136A gives MAEAHQARVHTVVEEMVQSLERDHIRVMQGRMFSCSADCCARSTDSMSVVHHCIERCHTPLAQAQALVTSELEKFQDRLSRCTMHCNDKAKDLFDSGAKEPAVRSLMDGCVGSCVDDHVNLIPSMTRRIKDNLDSIQQ, from the exons ATGGCAGAAGCACACCAGGCACGCGTGCATACTGTGGTGGAAGAAATGGTCCAAAGCCTGGAGAGGGACCACATCCGTGTAATGCAG GGTCGCATGTTCAGTTGCAGTGCAGACTGCTGTGCTCGCTCCACTGACTCCATGTCTGTGGTGCATCACTGCATCGAGAGGTGTCACACTCCTCTGGCCCAAGCTCAGGCACTGGTCACTTCAGAGCTGGAGAAGTTTCAG GACCGTCTTTCACGATGCACGATGCACTGCAACGATAAGGCGAAAGATCTTTTCGACTCCGGCGCTAAGGAGCCAGCTGTTCGATCACTCATGGACGGCTGTGTGGGCAGTTGTGTGGACGACCACGTGAACCTGATCCCCAGCATGACCCGAAGAATCAAAGATAATTTGGACTCTATACAGCAGTGA